A single Phragmites australis chromosome 4, lpPhrAust1.1, whole genome shotgun sequence DNA region contains:
- the LOC133917138 gene encoding uncharacterized protein LOC133917138, with translation MGQDAGLKCENLSRMGGGPEILQSPCCINEENESRNCRYRQLKGSESNSGELRLDRIPNFHCKSLPTRSRKTNTEPSIVGKRGSMYQSSSEISRIRKIQEGRRKIDSAFDGDAFLSFDIVDSSSQPSTSGAYLHPHQNRRSGPKSSMETTRRIQRASKDFLDLSFRELPEENIKLDRPRLDSTLLKNDGGDGFSEISLEKELTKGPCRNAAPHLLDVESGKGTETNYQHKTSGEENYQHNTSGEANYQHNTSGEANYQHKTSGCPSESNCGERERDSRSSSKSMSAKVSSFDDTRPSESVHHGIKNNVKVRSSPFKKILDPIMKSKSHRSPSLMEKGDSNSITVPVSRKNSIYRKSLLSDFSRTEQASNCQPNGEIKHITSALSPAHLQAVLKLDSRNGVQVFEFCVEGPEESISARSWKAGNELNSIYTFHSGGKRSSAAGRISKDGGWCSPPIVGQVQVSSYLCSEVGKDGAVNNSVVTEFVSYDIAHARRSVEEKTQCIETTQPTSCRVVDKSISGESPKRINLMDQQKNARNNSDVSTSCPWSEEDLYPHLEIAATVIQVPFNKDKSKEMKNGSSPCTVKVVTHSGLHGLPSDNEASPSPLLDRWRYGGGCDCGGWDMACPIVVLGNAYDSNWTESIRINGKHPMELFVQGRKEELPAFSMKANGKGQFLVDFHARLSALQAFSVCMSMLHYSEASMAITIEKGKHKLYSSSLKMLLEEDVRNLIEAVSAEEKKKSKKRREKAPTSVVLDPPFSPIGRV, from the exons ATGGGGCAAGATGCTGGCTTGAAATGCGAGAATCTCTCTAGAATGGGAGGAGGTCCTGAAATATTGCAGTCCCCTTGCTGTATCAATGAAGAAAATGAGAGTCGAAACTGCAGATACCGTCAGTTGAAAGGCTCAGAGAGCAATTCAGGGGAGTTACGCCTAGACCGCATCCCAAATTTCCACTGCAAGAGCTTGCCAACAAGAAGCCGCAAGACAAACACGGAACCAAGCATTGTGGGGAAGCGTGGTTCTATGTACCAGAGCTCTAGTGAAATTAGCAGAATCAGAAAAATCCAGGAGGGCAGGAGGAAAATAGATTCTGCATTTGATGGGGATGCGTTTCTGTCCTTTGATATTGTTGACTCATCCTCTCAGCCTAGCACAAGTGGAGCTTATCTGCATCCCCACCAGAACCGGAGGTCAGGGCCTAAGTCTTCTATGGAAACTACTCGTAGGATTCAACGAGCATCGAAGGACTTCCTTGATCTTTCCTTCCGAGAGCTTCCTGAAGAGAATATTAAGCTAGACCGACCACGCTTGGACAGTACCTTGTTGAAAAATGATGGAGGTGATGGTTTCTCTGAGATTTCTCTTGAGAAAGAGCTCACAAAGGGCCCCTGCAGAAATGCAGCTCCTCACTTGCTAGACGTTGAATCAGGTAAAGGTACAGAAACAAATTACCAACACAAGACCAGTGGAGAAGAAAATTACCAACACAACACCAGTGGAGAAGCAAATTACCAACACAACACCAGTGGAGAAGCAAATTACCAACACAAGACCAGTGGATGTCCCAGTGAGAGTAACTgtggtgagagggagagagattcaAGGAGCAGTTCCAAGTCCATGTCGGCGAAAGTAAGCTCCTTTGATGATACCCGCCCATCTGAAAGTGTTCACCATGGCATAAAGAACAATGTTAAAGTTCGATCAAGCCCCTTCAAAAAGATTCTGGACCCTATCATGAAGTCCAAATCTCATAGGAGCCCATCTCTCATGGAAAAGGGAGACTCCAACTCTATAACTGTGCCAGTTAGCAGGAAAAATTCCATATACCGCAAATCATTGCTGAGTGATTTTTCAAGAACTGAACAAGCATCCAATTGCCAGCCAAATGGAGAAATAAAACATATCACATCTGCTTTGTCACCTGCTCATCTTCAAGCGGTTCTTAAATTGGATTCAAGAAATGGTGTACAGGTTTTCGAATTTTGTGTCGAGGGCCCTGAAGAATCCATTTCTGCCAGGAGTTGGAAAGCTGGGAATGAGTTGAACTCTATATACACCTTCCATAGTGGTGGTAAACGATCAAGCGCTGCTGGAAGGATCTCCAAAGATGGTGGTTGGTGTTCACCCCCAATTGTAGGCCAGGTGCAGGTTTCTTCCTATTTATGCTCTGAAGTTGGAAAAGATGGTGCAGTGAATAACTCCGTCGTTACCGAGTTTGTTTCATACGATATTGCTCATGCAAGGCGGAGTGTTGAGGAGAAGACTCAATGTATAGAGACCACTCAACCGACATCGTGCAGGGTCGTTGACAAATCAATCTCTGGTGAATCTCCTAAGAGGATTAATCTGATGGACCAGCAAAAGAATGCAAGAAATAACTCAGATGTATCAACATCTTGCCCATGGTCTGAAGAAGATCTTTATCCTCATTTAGAGATTGCAGCAACTGTAATCCAGGTCCCGTTTAATAAAGATAAGTCCAAAGAAATGAAGAATGGTTCATCTCCTTGTACTGTCAAAGTGGTTACACATAGTGGACTGCATGGTTTACCAAGCGACAATGAAGCCAGCCCGTCACCCTTGCTAGATAGATGGAGGTATGGTGGAGGCTGTGATTGTGGTGGATGGGACATGGCTTGTCCCATTGTTGTCCTTGGTAATGCATATGATAGTAACTGGACCGAGTCTATAAGGATAAATGGGAAACATCCTATGGAGCTCTTCGTTCAG GGTAGAAAAGAAGAGCTCCCTGCCTTTTCCATGAAGGCCAATGGGAAAGGACAGTTTTTGGTGGATTTCCATGCGCGGTTATCAGCATTACAGGCATTCTCAGTTTGCATGTCTATGTTGCACTATTCTGAAGCTTCAATGGCCATCACTATCGAGAAGGGCAAGCACAAGTTGTACTCCAGCTCACTCAAGATGCTCCTTGAGGAGGATGTGAGGAACCTAATTGAGGCAGTCTCGgcggaagagaagaagaagtcaaagaAGAGGAGAGAAAAGGCACCTACATCTGTTGTTCTCGATCCGCCTTTTTCTCCCATTGGAAGAGTATAG